GCAGCCGGCGAGTAGCAGCGCAGTGGCAAGCAAGACAAGCGAGCGAGACATGCGTGGTCCTACCGCGAACCCGAGGTGAGAATCAACGACACCGGGTGAGCCTGCCGCCTCCGGGGGCATTCACGGCGCGGCCGGCAGCGGAGCGCCCACGCTCACGACCGTGAGAGGGCGTCCTGGACGCGATGGATCTCCCCGAAAGAAGTACGCCCTCGATGCCCTCGCGTGGTCGGCGAAGCAGGCGCGCCACGCGACCGCGATGACCAGGTCGCTGTCGATGAGGACGGGCCGAATCGGCGACTGAGGGGGGCGCTTCTCGCGTCGATCATACGACGGTACGTTGTCTCGTCTCACCCCGCGCTCGCTCGGCGCCAGGCGGCGATGAGCATTCGGGCCGCGTCCTGGACGGCCTCGGGCGTGGTCCCGCGTCCGAGGGAGAGGCGGACGGTGCCGAGGGCGGCGCGTGGGTCGACGCCCATGGCGGTGATGACGGCCGAGGGGGTCTCGTCTCCCTCGTGGCAGGCGGAGCCGGCGGAGGCGGCGAGGCCGGGCACGCTGGCGAGGAGCGACGCGCCCGAGACGCCGGGGAATCGCACGCTCGCGGTGTTGGGGAGGCGGGGCACGCGCTCTCCGTGCACCGCGAGGTCCGGGACGCCGGCGCGGAGGCGTGAGACGAGCGCGTCTCGGAGGCCGGCCACGCGCTCGGCCTCTCGCGCGAGGTCGGCGCGCGCGACGCGACACGCCGCGCCGAGCCCGGCCGCGCCGACGACGTTCTCCGTCCCGGGCCGGAGGCCGCGCTCGTGACCGGCGCCGACGGTGAAGGGGGCGAGCGTCACGCCGCGGCGCACGAAGAGCGCGCCGACCCCCTTCGGGCCGTAGAGCTTGTGGGCGGCGACCGAGAGCAGGTCGACGCCGAGGGCCTCCACGTCGACCGGGACCTTGCCCACCGACTGCGCGGCGTCGCTGTGCATCAGGGCGCCCGCCGCGTGCGCCGCCGCCGCGAGCTCGGCGATCGGCTGGAGCACGCCGGTCTCGTTGTTGGCGTGCATGACGCTGACGAGCGCGGCGGCGTCGAGCGAGGTGAGGCGCGTTCGGCCGTCCGCGTCGATGGGGAGCACGCGAACTTCCCGGCCCTCGTCGCGGAGCCGCTCGGCGGGGGCGCGCGTGGCGGGGTGCTCGACGGCGGAGATCACAAGGGCGCCGCGGCGCGCGCGGAGCACGCCGTGCAGGGCGAGGTTGTTCGCCTCGGTGCCGCCGGAGGTGAAGACGATCTCGTCGGGTTGCGCGCCGAGGAGCGCCGCGACCTCGCCCCGCGCGCGCTCGAGCTCGGCGCGGGCGCGCTGGCCGTAGACGTGCCCGCTCGAGGGGTTCCCCCACGCGTCCATCGCCTCGATCATCGCCGCGCGGACCTCCGCGTGGAGCGGGGTTGTGGCGTTGTGATCCAGGTAGATCGGGTCAGTCACGGCGGTGAGTCTCGCGCATCCGGATCGCCACGACCACGCCCGAGGCGAAGGTCAGCGCGGCGATGGCCCAGAGCGACGCGTGGAGGCCGAGCGAGTCGGCGATCACACCCGCGACGAGCGCGCCGAACGCGTAGCCGAGGTCGCGCCAGAGCCGATAGACGCCGACGGACGAGGCGCGCCACGCGGGGTGCGCGACGTCGCCGATCGCCGCGAGCAACGTCGGGTAGACCATCGCCGTGCCCGCCCCGAGGAGCGCGGCGCCGGCCGCGAAGCCCCAGAAGCCGTCCGACAGGGTGATCACCACGATGCCGATGGCCTGGGTCCACATGCCGAGCACGATGAGGCCCTTGCGCCCGACGCGGTCCGAGAGCGCGCCCGTGAACAGCTGCCCGATGCCCCAGACGCCCGGGTAGATCGCCGCGAGCCAGCCGATCTGCGCGAGGCTCATGTCGGCCGCGGCGAAGAAGAGCGGGAACAGCCCCCACGCCATGCCGTCGTTGAGGTTGTTGACCAGGCCCGCCTGGCTCACCGAGGAGAGGTCCGGGTCGAACAGTGAGGTCCGGAAGAAGACCTGACGCTGCGACGGCAGCCCCTCGGGGGGCACGCCGCCTGCGAGCGAGGCCTCCGTGTCCACGTGCCCGCGCGTCTCCCGCACCAGCGTCGCCGAGAGCGCGAGCCCGATGAGCGCGCAGCCGACGCCGAGATAGAAGGGCTCGGGCCGGAGGCTCCAGTGACTCGCGATGTACCCGGTCGCGAGCGCGGCGCCCGCGACCGCGAAGTAGCCGGCGAACTCGTTGAGGCCCATCGCGAGGCCGCGGTTCTTGGGGCCCGCGAGGTCGATCTTCATGATCACCGTCGTCGACCACGTCAGGCCCTGGCTGATCCCGAGCAGGGCGTTGGCGAAGAGCACCCAGCTCCAGGTCGGGGCCCACATGAGCAGCCACGGCACGGGGAGCGCGACGAGCCAGCCGGCGATGAGCACGATCTTGCGGCCGTACGCGTCGGAGAGCCGGCCCGCGAAGTAGTTCGTCAGCGCCTTGGTGACGCCGAAGACGACGATGAACGAGAGCACCGCGGTCCGCGCCGCGAGCAGGAACTCCTCCTCCGCGATCGACGGCAGGATGCTCCGCTCCATGCCCACCATCGCGCCGACGAAGGCGTTGACGAGCACGAGCAGCGAGAACTGCGCGAGGTTCTCCCGCAGGCCGAGCGCGGGCCTCTCGCTCACGCGCTCACCTGGGCGCCTTCGACGGGCAGCCCCCGCGCCGTCCACTCGCGCACGCCGTCCTCGAGGCGCCGCGCTCTGCGACCCGACGCGCGCAGCCGGCGCACCGCCTCGACCGCGAGCACGCAGTAGGGCCCGCGGCAGTAGGCGACGATCTCCTTGCGCTTCGGCAGCTTCGCGAGCCGCGCCTCGAGCGCTCCGAGCGGAACGCTGAGCGCCCCCGGCAGATGCGCCGCCTCGAACTCCTCGAGCGGGCGCACGTCGATGACCACGGTGGATCCGTCCCGCATGCGCGCGTGCAGGGCGGCCGCGTCGATGGGCTCGTCGGTCCCGTCGTCGAGGAAGCGCCGCGTCGCCTGCTCCACCTCGGCCAGGTGACGCGCCGCCACGCGCCGCAGCGACGCGTAGAGCTCCACCACGTCGTCCGACGCGAGCTGATAGCGGACGTGGAGCCCCAGCTTCTCGCGCGTCACCAGCCCCGCGCGCCAGAGGGTCTGCAGATGCTGCGACGTGCTCGCGACGCTCGCGCCGCACGCGTGGGCCAGCGCGTCGACGGTGCGCGGAGCCTGCGCGAGAAGATCGAGCAGCTCGAGGCGGGTGGGGTGACCCAGCGCCTTGCCCACGCGCGCGAAGGCGCCGAAGAAGAGCGGTTTGTGTCCGCCGGTGTCTGCTCTGTTGTTCAATGGAATCGTTGAATACTGTGGCCACGCCTTCGCCGCAACCTCGGTTCGTCGACACCCGGATCTGCGCGACGACGCCCGCCTGCAGGCGGCGCGGGCGTGCGTGCAGGGGCGCTCGCCGACGCGAGGATCTGTTCCGCGGCCCCCTCCCGCGGTAGGTGGTGCGCTCCCGCTCCGGAGCGTCACGAGATTGCACCGACATGGACGCCGCGCCTCGTGCGTAGGGTCGGTGGCGCGACGGAAGCGCGAGGAGGAAGCAGAGACGATGGCCGCTGACGCACGATTCTGGGACGACATCGCGGAGAAGTACGCCGCCAAGCCGGTGGAGAACGTGCCCGCGTACCACCGCAAGCTCGAGATCACGAAGGCGCGGCTGCGTCGCGACCAGACCCTCCTCGACGTCGGGTGCGGCACCGGGTCGCTCGCGCTCGAGCTCGCGCCGCACGTCGAGCACGTGCACGCGGTCGACATCTCGGGCGAGATGATCCGCATCGCGCGGCAGAGGGCTGACGCGGCGAACGCGCGGAACGTCACGTTCCACCAGACCTCGCTCGCCGCGCTCCCGCCCTTCGAGCCGGGGGGCTTCGACGGGGTCTGCGCCTACAACATCCTGCACCTGGTGGACGACCGCGCCGGCAAGCTGAAGGCGCTCTACGAGCTGCTCGCGCCGGGCGGCTTCTTGATCTCGTCCACCGTGTGCCTCGGCGACTCCTACAAGCCCTACGGCCTGATCCTCACCGTGATGCGGTGGCTCGGCCGCGCCCCCAAAGTGCACATCGTCCGCGGCGAGGCGCTCATGGCCGAGATGCGTGAAGCGGGCTTCGTCGACGTCGCCGCGCACGAGATCGACGCGGCCGAGATCACCTCGTTCGTCGTCGCCCGCAAGCCGCTCGAGGTCGAGTCGATCAGGGAAGCGTGAACGTCACGATGAGCGGCGGTCGGTCGTAATCGCCGACCTGACCCGCGCCGCCGAGGGCGACGTAGAGGACGCGCTCCTCGGCGTCGAGGGTGGCGCCGACGATCAGGTGCGACGCGCCGGGCGCGAAGGGCACCTCCCACACGCCGTAGTCGTACGGCCGCGGGTCGTGTGCGTTCTCGGCCGCGAGGAGGTCCTCGACGTCGAAGAGCCAGTAGTAGTTGTAGCGGTCGTCGACGCCGTAGGGGCACGGGCCGCCGCAGGTGTGGCCGTCCTCCTGTACCGCCTTGTAGCCGATCCCCGTCTCGAGCCCGGCCGTCGAGCCCACGACCACGAAGGTGCGCGTCCCGGGGGCGAAGAAGCCGTACATCCCGCGCGAGAGCGCGTTCCAGACCGGCGAGGCGGGCGGGAACGGCCCCGGCGTCCCCTGCGCCGCGTATTCGGTGCCGCGCTCGTCGAGCATGCGGTCCGGGAAGGGGAAGCTCATGTGCGGGGTCGCGTCCACGGCCGGGCTCGCCGCCGCGTCTCCCGCGATGAGGTCGCCCGGCGCGAACGACCAGAGCGAGGGCCCGATGCTGTAGCGCGAGATGATCGAGTAGACCGACGACCACCCCGTGTAGTGGGTCGCGCCGAACGCCTCCTGCCAGGGCATCGGGATCGCGCCCATGTAGCCCGCGCTCCGAGCTGCGCCGCTCAGCTCGAACCAGCCGCCTCGCGCGCCCGCGAGGTCGTCCGCGTCCCCGATGACGACGGTGGTGTCCTCGTTGTCGCCGGGCGCGTCGTACCACTGCTCGGCGTTGATCAGGAGCGCGCCATCGACCCACAGCATGCCCGTGACGCGGTCGAGCGACTCCGGGTTGCCGGCCGTGCTCAGCACGTCGACGAACGGCTGGATCGGGTCGTCGGTCACCGGCAGCTCCGCGACCTCGGTCTGCATGCCCGGCTCGACGAGCGGGAACTCCGCGACCGCGGACTGGTGGGCATGCCCGACCACGAAGAGGGAGCGGTTCTCCGGGTTGAAGGCGAGGGTGCCGACCGCGTAGTCGAGCCGTGAGACCCCGAACATGCCGTTGCGCAGGCGAAAGGCGCCGGCGTACGTCAGCGCGTCCATCGACAGCCGCGGCGCGCGGTCCGGAGCGGCGGTGGAGAACTGCCAGGTGTGTTGCGCGGCGAGGGCTCGGCCGTCCACGTCGGCCACGGACGCCTCGACCGCGGCGGTGTAGGTGGCGCTGTCGAGCAGCGGCGCGCTCGGCGTGAGCGTGGCCGTGTCCCCGTCCACGCTGACGGCGGCGTCCACCAGCGCTCCGTCGAGGCTGAGCGTGAAGCTCTCCGCCGTCACCGTGCTCGGCTCGCACGGCGCGCTGAACGTCACCCGGATCGAGGCCTCCACCGCCACATCCGCCGCGCCGTCCTCGGGCGACGTCGAGACCACCGTGAACGTCGCGTCCTCACCACCGTCGACGGCGTCCGATGGGCCGCCATCGCACCCCGCGAGCAGGAGGACCGAGGCGAGAACTGCGCAACTCGAGGTGCGCAACGAGGAACGAGTCGAGGGACGGGGCATGGTGCAGCTCGGGCAGGTGTGGGGGTGACGGTTCGGACGAGACCCGATAGGCCGGCTGGCGGGTCTATCAGAGCTCGGTGGCCTCGATGCGGCGGTTCTGCGCGCGGCCCTCTTCGGTGTCGTTCGACGCGATGGGCAGCTGGTCTCCGAAGCCCTCCGCCTCGATGCGGCTGCCGTCGATGCCGTGCTCGATCAAGTAGGTGCGGACGGCCTGCGCCCGCGCCTCGGAGAGCGCCTGGTTCCGCGCCGGGTTGCCGACGTTGTCGGTGTGCCCCGCGACCAGGATCCGCGCGCTCGGGCGGTGCGTCATGTACTCCACCACGCGATCGAGGCGCGGGTAGGACTCGGCCTGGATGGTGGCCGCGCCGCTGTCGAAGAGGATCCCCTCGAGCACGAAGCCCTCCTGGCGGGGCGCCTCGGGCGCGTCGGGCCTGGCGGGCGCGGGGGGCAGCGGCGCGGGGCGCCGGCGCCGGTAGCGCATCGTCAGGCGGATGTCCTGGTTGGGCCCCTCGGGCACCTCGACGTTCGCGCGCGTGGCCTCTCGCCCGAGGCTCAGGTAGGTCATCCGGTAGCGTCGGCCCACGGGCACGAGCACCTCGGCGTAGCCGTGCGAGTCGGTCTCGCCCGTGTAGAACTGGCGGCCGTCAGGGTCGGTCAGCTTGATCACGATCCCCTCGATCGGCCCCTCCTCCGGGTCGACCACGAAGAGCCGCATCGCCGCGTGCGTCCGGGTCGCCTCGATCTCCGACGGGCGCTCGCCGTGCGCCTGGTCGGCGGTGTCGGAGTCGTTCAGCTGGAACTCGTCGCTCGCCGCGGCCGCGCCTCCCCCAGCCGTCCCGCCGCCCTCCTCGGAGCCCGATGACTCGTCACCGGAGCCGGAGCCGGAGCCTGAGCCCGAGGCCCCGCCGCTCGGCGCGCTCGAGCCGCAGCCGGTCGCGAGGGACAACGCGAGAACGATGAGTGGTAGACGACGCACGGAGCTCCTCCTGGTGTGGAACGAAACCGCGCCAGGCTATCACGCGCGCCGTCAGTGCACCGTCATCGCCTGGCGCATGCGCTCGGGCGAGTCCCCCGTCCACTCCTGGAACGCGCGGAAGAAGGAGTTGGGCTCGTCGTACCCGAGCAAGAACGAGATCTCGCTGCAGGGCAGCTGCGTCTTGGCCAGGTAGTGCTTCGCGAGGCGCTCGCGCGTGCGCGCGAGGATCCGCTGGTAGCTCGAGTCCTCGCTCCGGAGGCGCCGCTGGAGCGTCCGCTTGCTCACGCCCAGGCGTCGCGCCACCTCCTCCATCGAGACCTGCCCGGCCGGCAGCGACTCCAGCAGCACCGCTCCCACGCGTTCCGTCATCGACGCGCGCTCGTCGAGCTCCGACAGGCGCCGCCGCAGCTCCGGCTCGAAGACCGTCCACATCGCCTCGTTCGCGGTGAGGAACGGGCGCCGCGCGTCGTCGAGCGAGAACGTCACCGAGAACGCCTCGCCCGCGCTGACCCGGGTCCCGAAGAACGCCTCGAGCTCCGCACGCGGTCGCGCCGACGCCGGCATCGTGACCTGGCGCGGACGGATCCGCTCGCGCGTCGCCATGCGGCCGAGCTGCACGAGGAGCGCGAGCTCCGTCGCGACGAGCGACGACGGCGCCGGCGTGGCGGCATCGAGGAAACGAAACCCCGCGTGGATCGCGTCATCGTCGCGCGCCACGTCCAGTCGCATGGGCGCGAGCAGGCGCTTGTGGAGCGAGAGCCGCTCGAGCGCGACCTCGAGGTCCGGCGCGCAGAGCGCCGCGAACAGCGGCGGCGAGAACCCCTCGGCCGTGATCGCCTCCGCGATGCGCACGGGCAGCGTCGGGTCGTCGATCTCCGCGTCGATCGCTTCCCAGAGCCGAAAGTACGCCGCGGTGTCCAGCGTCGTGTCGGGGCGCGCGAAGAGATCCTGCGGCAGCTCCGCGCGCCGCAGCACGTCGGCCACGTTCACGCCGAGGTCCTGCAGCAGCATCCGCCAGCCTCCATCCACCCTGAACTCGCGCGCTCGTGTCATCGAAGGCCTCCACCCTCGGCCCCGATCCTAGCAGTATCCGGCAAAGATGACTGCGCGCGCCTCGCCGGCGGGACAGCGCGCCCAGCGCGCCAGTCGCTCCTCCGAAATGCTTCAGCATTTCGTCGTCGGCCCGGCGCGCTGGACACGCCGTCGCGCTCGGCGATGCATCGCGCGCATCTGCTAGGGCTCTTGATCGCGCTCCCATTCCTGTGTGGATGGCTCTGTGGCTGCGCGCTGGATCGCTCCGGTCTCCGCGCTCCCGGCGCCGACGCCGACGTCCCACCGGACCCTCCCTCGGTCGACGCCGGCCGGCGAGACGCGCGGGTCCCGGACGCGGCGCCGCCCGTCGACGCGCGGCCGCCGCCCGTGGACTCCGGGCCCGATTGCGTGCCCAGCGACGAGGTGTGTGACGCCGCGGGCGCCGACGAAGACTGCGATGGCATGGTCGACGAGGGGTGTGATTGCACCAACGGCGCCAGCCGCGAGTGCGCTCCCGCGGTGGGCTGCGCCGGCCGACAGGTGTGCGCCGCGGGCGCCTGGGGCACGTGCATCGCGGAGGTGACCCCATCCACGTGCAACGGGATGGACGACGACTGCGACGGTCTCGTGGACGAGGGCTCCATGTGCGAGGCGGCGACCGGCTGTCAGACCCACCGCTACGGCGGCCACGCCTACCTCTTCTGCACCGGCCCGCGGAGCTTCCGGGACGCGGAGACGTACTGCGCGAGGTTCGGCTACCACCTCGCGACCGTGAACGACTCGGCCGAGGACATGGAGCTCATCAGCGAGCTGCGCGGCCGCACGGGGCTGCGCCAGCGCTTCTGGATCGGCTACGAGGACCAGAACGACGACGGCGTGTTCCGGTGGGTGTTCGGCACGTCGACCTACGAGAACGGCAACACCGCCAGCCAGGGCGAGTGCACCCTCCTCGACGCGAACAACCGCGACTGGGGCGGCGAGCCCTGCACCAACACCGAGCGCTTCATCTGCGAATCCCCCTGAGCGGTTTTCAAGCCCGACGGGGCCCTGCTATGACGGCGCCATGTCGACGCCTCACGAATCGCTGAAGCCGCTGATCACCGCCGCGTTCGAGGACCGGGCGCTGCTCGAAGACGAGACGCACCGGAGCGCGGTGCTGGACACGATCGCGCTGCTCGATCGCGGCGCGCTGCGGGTCGCCTCACCGGGCGACGACGGCGAGTGGACGGTGCACGCGTGGGTGAAGCAGGCCATCTTGCTCTACTTCGGCGTGCGAAAGATGGAGACGCTGAAGGTCGGGCCCTTCGAGTTCCACGACAAGATCCCGCTCAAGAAGAACCTCGCAGAGCAGGGGGTGCGTGTCGTGCCGCCCGGGGTCGCGCGCTACGGCGCGTTCCTGGAGAAGGGCGTCGTGATGATGCCCGGGTACGTGAACATCGGCGCGTGGGTCGGCAGCGGCAGCATGGTCGACACGTGGGCCACCGTGGGGAGCTGCGCGCAGATCGGGCGCGGGGTGCACCTCTCGGGCGGGGTCGGCATCGGCGGCGTGCTCGAGCCGCCCGGCGCCACGCCGGTCATCATCGAGGACGGCGCGTTCATCGGCAGCCGCGCGATCGTGGTCGAGGGCGTGCGGGTCGGGAAGCAGGCGGTGCTCGGTGCCAACGTGGTGCTCACCAAGTCGACGAAGATCCTCGACGTGACGGGCAGCGAGCCGGTGGAGCACGTCGGGGCGGTGCCGCCGCGCAGCGTGGTGATCCCGGGCACGCGCCCGAAGAAGTTCGCGGCGGGTGAGTACGGCGTGCCCTGCGCGCTCATCATCGGACAGCGCACGGAGAGCACGGACGAGAAGACCTCGCTCGAGAGCGCCCTCCGGGACTTCGACGTCTCGGTCTGAGAGGGCGTGAGTTTGCGCGGGTGGGCTGCGCGCCGCATCCTGCGCGCGCCGTGTCGCCACGTCCCGAGTTGCCCGAGCCGAAGGGCCCCATCGAGCGCCTCCCCGAAGAGTGGGAGGCGTTGCTTTCGTCGTGGGGCGAGCCGAAGTTCCGCGCGAAGCAGGTCTTCGGGTGGATCCACGGCAAGGGCGTCTGCGATCCCGAGCAGATGACCAACCTCCCCAAGCGCCTGCGCGCCAAGCTGGTGGAGGACGGGCTGGCGCCGCCGCTCGAGGTCGCCTCCGAGCACCTCAGCGAGGACGGCACGCGCAAGCTCCTGCTCCGCATGCACGACGGCCGCACGGTGGAGTCGGTCTTGATCCCCCAGGGCTCGAGCGGGGCCGAGGATCCGATCGGCGGCGAGGAGCCCGAAGACGGCCGGCCGGTCACGCAGTGCATCTCCAGCCAGGTCGGCTGCGCGATGGCCTGCGTCTTCTGCGCGTCCGGCATGGCCGGCCTCAAGCGCAACATGACCGCGGGCGAGATCATCGCGCAGCTCCTGCTCGGGCGCGACCGGGTGGCGGAGGGCGACCGGCTGCGGAACGTCGTCCTGATGGGCATGGGCGAGCCGCTCCACAACTACGGCGCGGTCGCGCGCGCGCTCACGCTCATGTTCCACGCCGACGGGCTGGGCTTCGGCACGCGCCGGGTCACGCTCTCGACGAGCGGGCTCGTGCCCGAGATCGACAAGCTCGGCGAGGACTTCGGCGGCAAGATCCAGCTCGCGATCTCGCTCCACGTGCCCGACGACGAGCGGCGCAGCGCGCTGATGCCCATCAACCGGAAGTACCCGCTGGGCGCGCTCATGGAGGCGGTCCGCCGCTACCCGCTGCCGCCGCGGCGCCGGATCACCATCGAGTACACCCTGGTCCGCGGCTACAACGACGAGTTGGAGGACGCGGGCCGGCTGGCGAAGCTGCTCGAGGGGCTGCGGGTGAAGGTGAACCTGATCCCGATGAACCCCGTGCCCGACAACCCCCTCGGCCCGCCGAGCTGGGAGGTCGTCGAGGCGTTCCATGATCGGCTCTGGGACGCGGGCGTGCCGACCTTCATCCGCCGACGCAAGGGCGACGACATCGCGGCCGCGTGTGGGCAGCTCGCGCTGGCGGGCGAGAAGAAGAAGGTCCGGGTTCCGCTGCCCACCGTTTGAAGACGACCGCGCTGCGCGTACCTTCGGCCGGGATGTCGCCTCACCCCAACGGCCGTCGCTCGTTCCTCACCACCGTCGGCTCCGCCTCGCTCCTCGCCGGATGCGGAGGCGCGGGGAGGATGATCCCCGAGTGCCGCGATCCCTCGGACGAGGCGCTCGTGGCGCGGACGCGGGTGGGGGTCGCCGCGATCGACGCCGACGTCGTCGCGCTGCCCGCGAGCGAGGCCTTCCCGCTGGGGGTGGCCTCGGGGGACGCGACGGCCGAGGGGATCGTGCTCTGGACGCGCTACGACGGGCGCGCACGGCTCGGGCTGATGGTCTGGCGTGAGGACGGAGACGCGGTGGCTGCGTTTCGCGTGGTCCCCGCCGACGGAGGCTTCGCGCACGTGTTCGTCGACGACCTCGAGCCGGGAGAGCGCTACCGCTACGCCTGGCTGGAGCTCGACGGAGGCGAGGCCCGCGCGCGCAGCGACGTGGGGCGGTTCCGCACCGCTCTCCCCGAGAACGCGCGGACGCCTCTCCAGCTCGCCGCGTTCTCCTGCGTCAGCTGGAAGCGCGAGCACGACGCGCTCGCCCGCGCGGGGCGGGAGGGAGAGCAGGATCTGTTGCTGCTCCTCGGCGACACCTCGTACAACGACGGCGCCGAGACGCTCTGCGAGTACCGGCACACCTGGGGCCAGACTTTGTCGTCGGAGGGGTGGCGTCTGGTGCGCGCTCGCTCGAGCTTGCTCGCCACGTGGGACGACCACGAGGTCGCGAACGACTTCTGCGGTCCCGACGTGAGCCGGGCGCAGATCGCGGCCGGGCGTCGGGCGTTCTTCGAGCACCAACCGGTGCGGCGCTTCCGGAACGCGCCCGACCGGATCTGGCGGAGCCGACGCTGGGGCCGGACGGCGGAGATCTTCGTGCTCGACTGCCGCGGCGAGCGCGTCTGCCGCACACGCGGCCGACCCGACGCGACCATGATCTCCGAGACGCAGCGGGCGTGGCTGCAGCGCGGTCTCGCCGAGAGCCCGTGCGCGTTCAAGATCGTCATGACCTCGGTGCCGATCGCGGATGTGCCCGTGTTCTTCGAGACGAAGGCGCACGACCGCTGGGAGGCGTGGGCGACCCAGCGCCGGGCTCTGCTGCGCTTCGTGGAGCGAGAGCGCATCGATGGGGTGTTCTGGATCGGCGGCGACCTGCACATCGCGTCTGCGGGCCGGGTGGGCGCGCGTCCCGATGATCCCGGCTGGGGGCAGCTCGAGGTGCTCGCGGGTCCGGGCGCGCAACAGGGCTCGCCGTTCACCGAGTGGATGGGGCCGCCGCAGTACGACTTCGCCGACCCGCGCAGCAACGTCACGACCTTCGATCTCGATCCGGAGACGCTGCAGGTCAGGGTGCGCTTCGTGCTCGCGACCGGCGAGGCGATGGCGGACTTGACCTATGACCTGTCGGGACCCGTCCATCTCGTCCGGCGTCGCTGACTTGCGCGCCCGCAACTGGTGAGCACCTCGTCCGGTTGTGAGGGCCTACCTGTTCGCAACGCTCGTCGCGCTCGCCGCGATGGCGCCAGGGGCATCGTTCGCGCAGGTCGGCGCCGAGGCGTCCTCGGCGGGGGTGGAGGCGCAGGCGCCTCGACCGGCGACGGAGCGCCGCGCGGTGCCAGACTACGACGGCCGGCCCGACGCCGGGCCGAGCGCGGAAGACGTCTTGATCTGGATCCCGCGCATCCTGCTCGGGCCCGTGCACCTGGTGCTCGAGTACCTCGTGCGCGCGCCGCTCGGCGCGCTCTTCACGGCGATGGAGCGTGAGGAGTGGCACGTGCTGCTGGCCGACTTCTTCACGTGGGACGAGCGGCACGCGGGCCTCGTGCCGACCGCGTTCTACGACTTCGGCTTCGCGCCCAGCGTGGGGCTCTACTTCTTCTGGAACGACGTGGGCGCGCCGGGGCACCAGCTCCGCGTCAGCGGGAGCTTCGGCGGGATCGACTTCCTGCGCGCCAGCGTCTGGGACCGGGTGCTCCTGTCGCGCGCGGGGCAGGTGGAGTGGACCACTCGGGTGGAGGCGAGCACGCGCCCGGACCGGGTGTTCCAGGGGCTCGGCGCGCTGAGCCGCCAGGAGGATCGGGCCCGCTTCGAGCACTCCTTCGTCGAGGGGCTGGTCCGCCTCGACATCCACCCCTGGCGAGGCAGCCGGCTCGGCGTGCAGGCGGGCGTCGGCTGGCAGTCGTACGACCCTGACGGATACGCGCCGGTGAGCGACGACCCCTCGCTGGCGACCGCGGTGCAACAGGGGCACATCTCGGGCCTGCCGCCGGGCTTCGGCGGCTACGTCGCGTATCGGCAGCGGCTCGAGCTGCGGCTCGACACCCGGGAGGTGCCGCCCGCCCCGCGGCACGGGATCAAGATCGACGCGCTGGTCGAGCA
This genomic interval from Sandaracinaceae bacterium contains the following:
- a CDS encoding C-type lectin domain-containing protein: MIALPFLCGWLCGCALDRSGLRAPGADADVPPDPPSVDAGRRDARVPDAAPPVDARPPPVDSGPDCVPSDEVCDAAGADEDCDGMVDEGCDCTNGASRECAPAVGCAGRQVCAAGAWGTCIAEVTPSTCNGMDDDCDGLVDEGSMCEAATGCQTHRYGGHAYLFCTGPRSFRDAETYCARFGYHLATVNDSAEDMELISELRGRTGLRQRFWIGYEDQNDDGVFRWVFGTSTYENGNTASQGECTLLDANNRDWGGEPCTNTERFICESP
- a CDS encoding 2,3,4,5-tetrahydropyridine-2,6-dicarboxylate N-succinyltransferase, which encodes MSTPHESLKPLITAAFEDRALLEDETHRSAVLDTIALLDRGALRVASPGDDGEWTVHAWVKQAILLYFGVRKMETLKVGPFEFHDKIPLKKNLAEQGVRVVPPGVARYGAFLEKGVVMMPGYVNIGAWVGSGSMVDTWATVGSCAQIGRGVHLSGGVGIGGVLEPPGATPVIIEDGAFIGSRAIVVEGVRVGKQAVLGANVVLTKSTKILDVTGSEPVEHVGAVPPRSVVIPGTRPKKFAAGEYGVPCALIIGQRTESTDEKTSLESALRDFDVSV
- a CDS encoding BamA/TamA family outer membrane protein, encoding MAPGASFAQVGAEASSAGVEAQAPRPATERRAVPDYDGRPDAGPSAEDVLIWIPRILLGPVHLVLEYLVRAPLGALFTAMEREEWHVLLADFFTWDERHAGLVPTAFYDFGFAPSVGLYFFWNDVGAPGHQLRVSGSFGGIDFLRASVWDRVLLSRAGQVEWTTRVEASTRPDRVFQGLGALSRQEDRARFEHSFVEGLVRLDIHPWRGSRLGVQAGVGWQSYDPDGYAPVSDDPSLATAVQQGHISGLPPGFGGYVAYRQRLELRLDTREVPPAPRHGIKIDALVEQGVDLTSVVDRRWIRYGGVASAFVDVGNERVFSLHVVAELADPLGEADVPFLEQATLGGSMLRLPGFLQNQLIGRSATVATLRYTYPVWVYLDASLFVSAGNVFDAHFSDFDPERLRLAWGFGLASIGDRDHGFELTLAFGTTPFVLGATVESVRLMVGGQAGVF
- a CDS encoding alkaline phosphatase D family protein, which encodes MSPHPNGRRSFLTTVGSASLLAGCGGAGRMIPECRDPSDEALVARTRVGVAAIDADVVALPASEAFPLGVASGDATAEGIVLWTRYDGRARLGLMVWREDGDAVAAFRVVPADGGFAHVFVDDLEPGERYRYAWLELDGGEARARSDVGRFRTALPENARTPLQLAAFSCVSWKREHDALARAGREGEQDLLLLLGDTSYNDGAETLCEYRHTWGQTLSSEGWRLVRARSSLLATWDDHEVANDFCGPDVSRAQIAAGRRAFFEHQPVRRFRNAPDRIWRSRRWGRTAEIFVLDCRGERVCRTRGRPDATMISETQRAWLQRGLAESPCAFKIVMTSVPIADVPVFFETKAHDRWEAWATQRRALLRFVERERIDGVFWIGGDLHIASAGRVGARPDDPGWGQLEVLAGPGAQQGSPFTEWMGPPQYDFADPRSNVTTFDLDPETLQVRVRFVLATGEAMADLTYDLSGPVHLVRRR
- the rlmN gene encoding 23S rRNA (adenine(2503)-C(2))-methyltransferase RlmN, which produces MSPRPELPEPKGPIERLPEEWEALLSSWGEPKFRAKQVFGWIHGKGVCDPEQMTNLPKRLRAKLVEDGLAPPLEVASEHLSEDGTRKLLLRMHDGRTVESVLIPQGSSGAEDPIGGEEPEDGRPVTQCISSQVGCAMACVFCASGMAGLKRNMTAGEIIAQLLLGRDRVAEGDRLRNVVLMGMGEPLHNYGAVARALTLMFHADGLGFGTRRVTLSTSGLVPEIDKLGEDFGGKIQLAISLHVPDDERRSALMPINRKYPLGALMEAVRRYPLPPRRRITIEYTLVRGYNDELEDAGRLAKLLEGLRVKVNLIPMNPVPDNPLGPPSWEVVEAFHDRLWDAGVPTFIRRRKGDDIAAACGQLALAGEKKKVRVPLPTV
- a CDS encoding AraC family transcriptional regulator ligand-binding domain-containing protein, which encodes MTRAREFRVDGGWRMLLQDLGVNVADVLRRAELPQDLFARPDTTLDTAAYFRLWEAIDAEIDDPTLPVRIAEAITAEGFSPPLFAALCAPDLEVALERLSLHKRLLAPMRLDVARDDDAIHAGFRFLDAATPAPSSLVATELALLVQLGRMATRERIRPRQVTMPASARPRAELEAFFGTRVSAGEAFSVTFSLDDARRPFLTANEAMWTVFEPELRRRLSELDERASMTERVGAVLLESLPAGQVSMEEVARRLGVSKRTLQRRLRSEDSSYQRILARTRERLAKHYLAKTQLPCSEISFLLGYDEPNSFFRAFQEWTGDSPERMRQAMTVH